The following proteins come from a genomic window of Bactrocera dorsalis isolate Fly_Bdor chromosome 6, ASM2337382v1, whole genome shotgun sequence:
- the LOC125779755 gene encoding uncharacterized protein LOC125779755 produces MDDLSSKAFIDAFTRFISRRGLCRDNATTFVGANRMMKEDLAAWHSEQNQQYLANIGTSWHFITPSAPHHGGLWEAAVKSAKRHLVRVIGNQAMWHSQLQTLATRIEACLDSRPLIPLTDDLEDKYALTPGDFLIGAPLIAVPEPTVAEIPSNQLKHWQWLGRIHQQFWHR; encoded by the coding sequence ATGGATGACCTGTCATCAAAAGCGTTCATAGACGCCTTCACGCGTTTTATAAGTCGACGCGGTTTGTGTCGTGACAACGCTACAACTTTCGTCGGAGCCAATCGGATGATGAAGGAAGACCTAGCCGCTTGGCACAGTGAACAGAATCAACAATATCTCGCCAACATTGGGACGAGTTGGCACTTTATAACCCCAAGTGCCCCCCATCATGGTGGATTGTGGGAGGCTGCCGTGAAGTCCGCAAAACGACATTTGGTTCGTGTCATTGGTAATCAGGCGATGTGGCATTCGCAGTTACAAACACTAGCGACACGAATTGAAGCTTGTTTGGATTCGCGTCCGCTTATACCGCTGACTGATGACCTTGAAGACAAATATGCGCTGACACCTGGGGACTTCCTCATTGGCGCCCCACTTATCGCAGTGCCAGAACCGACCGTGGCGGAAATTCCATCTAACCAACTAAAGCACTGGCAGTGGTTAGGACGAATCCATCAACAGTTTTGGCATCGGTGA